The region CTTGCGGCGTCGAAGCCTGCGGCGGCGGCCCGCGGAAAGCATCCGGAACCCGCAGCTCCGGCATGTTGAGGTTGAGAATCGCCGGTTTGCGGCGTGGAATGGCCGGCGCGACCCAGTCGATGTCGGCAATCTGCCGATGCGCGAACAGCCCCGGCATGCGCAGCGGCACACCGCAGGAAAACAGCTGCGCAAGCATGTGGTTCAGCTGTTGCACACCGGACCGGCGGCGGCTGTTGCTGGCCACCGCCACCAGTTCCTCGCGTCCGCGCAAGGCATCCGACACGAACGAAGTCAGATTGCCGCTGGGACCGATTTCGACGAACACGCGCACGCCATCCGCATAGAGTCGCTCCACGGTTTCGGTGAAGCGAACCTTGGCTTCCCACTGCTTCGAAGCGAGCGCGCGGATGCCCGGCGCATCCTCGGGAAACGGTCCTGCGCTGCACGCGCTGTACAGCGGCACGCGTCCGGCGCCGAACTCGATGTTCTCGTAATAGTGGCGGTAGGCATCGGCCACCGGCCGGAACAGCTCGGTGTGATAGGCGCGGCCAAACGGCAGCTCCTGACAGATGGCGCCCTCGGCCGACAGCTTTGCGCGCAATTCTCCGACCGCCGCCGAATCTCCGAACAGCACCAGTTGATTGGGGCAATTGTCCATTGCCGGAACGATGTGGTTCGGTGGATCGTCGAGCAGCGCCTGACGCTGTTCGGGGCGCAGCGCACCAATCGTCAACAGACTGCCGCCAAGGATGCGGCCTTCCCCGTCGAGCCGCTTGTAGATGTCGTTGAGGTCTCGAATCGTCTGCGCGATCTCGCTGCGTTTGCTGAATCGGCGTACGCCCGATGCGGTGAGCGCGGTGTTCTCGCCGGTGCTGTGTCCGAGCATCAGGTCCGGCTTGAGGTCCACCGCATCGACAACGGCAAGCAGCGCCATGCTGGCGGCAAACACCGACTCGGCCGCCACATCCATTTCGTAGAGCCGGGCTTCCAGCGATTTCGCGGCAGCCTCTCCCAGCGCCGTCGGTGCCGGGAACAACACCGGAGCCCGCGCCGGCGCACCGCGCGCGGCCGCGGTATCGTCCAGGAAATCGAACCAGTCACGCGCCTGCGGGAACTGCACGCAGACGTCCGACAGCATGTTCTGGTACTGCGAGCCTTCGCCCGGGAACAGAAAGGCAATACGCCCCGGTGGTTCACCGTGGCCGTAATAGATTCCGTTGCGCGTCTTGAACGGCGTATCGCCGCGCGCCAGTTTTTCCGCTGCCTGGGCCAGCTTTTTCAGCAGATCATCGCGATCGGCGGCGACCAGTGCCAAACGATGACTGCCCGAGGCATCCTGCGCGCACAAGCGCGCCAGGGATGGCAGGCCGGGTTCATCGAAGGCCGAGGCACGCGCCACCAGTTGCTCGACGCGCCTGCGCAGCTCTTCCAGCGACTCGGCGGCCAGCACCAGCAGCTCGCCTTCGCTGGGAGCATGCAGCACCTGGGCCTGCACCTTGCGGGCAGGCCGGTACTCCTCCAGCACGACATGCGCGTTGATCCCGCCAAAGCCGAAGGCGTTGACGCCGGCGCGGCGTGGCTCGCGGCCGCCATGTATCCACGGGCGCGTTTCGGTGTTGACGTAGAACGGCGTGCGTTCCAACCCCAGTTCGGGCTCCACCTCGTCGCACAGCGTCGGCGGCAACACCTTGTGGTGCAAGGCCAGCGCCATCTTGATCATGCTCGCCGAACCGGATGCCGGTATGCAGTGACTGATCATCGACTTGATCGAACCGATCGCGATCGTCGGCAACTCTCCGTGTCGCGGTCCGAACACCCGCGACAGCGCCTGAATCTCGGTGCGATCCCCCAGCGGCATGCCGGTGCCGTGCGCCTCGATCAGTGAAACCGTATCGGGCGAGACCTGAGCGTTTTCGTAAGCGCGGCGCAGCGCCAGTTCCTCGCCTTCCAGACGCGGCGCCAACACGCCCTTGGCACGGCCGTCACTGGCGACGCCGATGCCACGGATCAGCGCATAGACGCGGTCGCCGTCGGCTTCCGCATCGGACAAACGCTTGAGCGCCAGAAAGCCCGCCCCTTCGCCCAGCAAGGTACCCGAGGAACCCTTGCTGAACGGGCGTACCCGCTCACGCGAGAGTGCATTGATGTTGCAGAAGCTCATGAAGATCTGTGCACCGGTCTGCACCTGTGAGCCGCCGCACAGCATCACGTCGCAGCGACCGGTCTGCAATTCGCGCACCGCCGCCTCGACCGCCAGCAACGACGACGCACAGGCCGCGTCGACCACGTAGTTCGGCCCCATCAGGTCGAGCCGGTTGGCAATCAGTCCGGTGGCGATGTTGGACACGAAGCCCGGCGTGGCCTCGGCGTTGAACGCCGGCAGCTGCGCACGCAAGGCTTCCCGCAGATCCTTGAGTTCGACCGCCGAGAAATCGGGACGCACCGCCGCGATCGCGGCCAGGGTCTGGTCCAGCACCAGGCCGTGCTGCGCCAGTGTCATCGTGCCGCGATAGGCGTAGCCACCGCGACCGACGATGATGCCGGCGCGGCTGCGGTCGAAATCCTTGTCGAGCAGGCCGGCGTCGGAGAGGGCATCGCGCGCCAGCCTCAAGCCCAGATAGTGATCCGGATCGGCACCATCGATCGAGCGCGGCATGATGCCGAACTCCGCCGCGTCGAAGCTCGCGAGTTCTTTAAGGAACCCACCGCGCGTGGTGTACAGACGCTCGGTGGATTCGGGATCATTGTCACGCGACAGCGAAGCCCAGGCGGCATCGGCCTCGCTGGTGGCGTCGACCTTGTTGAGCACGTTGTTCCACAACTGGGTCGCGTCGGCGGCACCGGCGAAACAGCCGGCGACACCGACGATGGCAATCGGTTCGGCACTCACGAATGCCCCGCAGCGCGATTCAGCGCGGCCCACAAGGTGCTTTCGCTGTCGAGTACCGCCAATCTGAGGTCGCCCGCCGCGTCGATGAAGTAGGCATCGAAGGCGATCGCCAGATCATGCGGCGGCGGCCGCAGGCGGAACAATACTTTCAGTGTGGCGGGCAGCGGCGCCTTTCCGTAACGTACAAGCTGGCCGAAACGCGCTGGCAGCGCACTGGTCGAATGCTGCTTCCGCACCCAGACGAATGCCAGCTGCGCCGCGACATCGACCAGACCCGGATCGAGCAGCCATTGCCCTTCCACGCCGACCCACTCCTGCGGCGTGCTGGAACGCA is a window of Banduia mediterranea DNA encoding:
- a CDS encoding polyketide synthase codes for the protein MSAEPIAIVGVAGCFAGAADATQLWNNVLNKVDATSEADAAWASLSRDNDPESTERLYTTRGGFLKELASFDAAEFGIMPRSIDGADPDHYLGLRLARDALSDAGLLDKDFDRSRAGIIVGRGGYAYRGTMTLAQHGLVLDQTLAAIAAVRPDFSAVELKDLREALRAQLPAFNAEATPGFVSNIATGLIANRLDLMGPNYVVDAACASSLLAVEAAVRELQTGRCDVMLCGGSQVQTGAQIFMSFCNINALSRERVRPFSKGSSGTLLGEGAGFLALKRLSDAEADGDRVYALIRGIGVASDGRAKGVLAPRLEGEELALRRAYENAQVSPDTVSLIEAHGTGMPLGDRTEIQALSRVFGPRHGELPTIAIGSIKSMISHCIPASGSASMIKMALALHHKVLPPTLCDEVEPELGLERTPFYVNTETRPWIHGGREPRRAGVNAFGFGGINAHVVLEEYRPARKVQAQVLHAPSEGELLVLAAESLEELRRRVEQLVARASAFDEPGLPSLARLCAQDASGSHRLALVAADRDDLLKKLAQAAEKLARGDTPFKTRNGIYYGHGEPPGRIAFLFPGEGSQYQNMLSDVCVQFPQARDWFDFLDDTAAARGAPARAPVLFPAPTALGEAAAKSLEARLYEMDVAAESVFAASMALLAVVDAVDLKPDLMLGHSTGENTALTASGVRRFSKRSEIAQTIRDLNDIYKRLDGEGRILGGSLLTIGALRPEQRQALLDDPPNHIVPAMDNCPNQLVLFGDSAAVGELRAKLSAEGAICQELPFGRAYHTELFRPVADAYRHYYENIEFGAGRVPLYSACSAGPFPEDAPGIRALASKQWEAKVRFTETVERLYADGVRVFVEIGPSGNLTSFVSDALRGREELVAVASNSRRRSGVQQLNHMLAQLFSCGVPLRMPGLFAHRQIADIDWVAPAIPRRKPAILNLNMPELRVPDAFRGPPPQASTPQASNPVAGNVPAAAAPPLAAPPATDVTDPRGAALRAHFSLMNDFLASQMRVMSQLGQGSPPALPLATPAVQVPAMVAKAEAVTPGYDPAYPMLGRIVAHEAGRLESRRRYDADTDLYLRDHAIGSAPSVLEPDLRALQVMPFTFSMEIASEAARRLVGDGFVVRGHHEVRGHRWLTLDEDHLDLRIVATRAPGASTVGVRLFMLGSGMPPDGLVVFETEVLLGQDYEAPPQPLAWPDEPSQIVARHDDSTLYSQGMFHGPRLRCVKHVRRWSATAVECDLAAHDTYNFFSFTSSPRMQTDAALLDAVGQMAGYWLIERFGWDYNCFPFRCERFGCYGPPPAPGTRLIGRGRIHPVGDTQLHAEFDLIHENGTVLMRLEGWQDRKFDVPQRYFNYRLQPQRECLSVPLVLGAGVYAVHNPAFPEGFLGVGHEIWMRVLAHMMLSSSERKLFNAMPRGGGRRADWLMGRVAAKDAVRHWAAARGLNLSPADVDILNADNGRPYVRCAAISGTPPVVSLSHSGGGAVAVAADAGHEIGIDLQRLHDVDVDALIRGGMHAREAALVEPLDAAMRLRATVALWSAKEAAAKAAGLGLDGRPLEWVVTELQLAIGSGSARVLHASREFLVSLHFLDEESVIAVVAPPTQHTPRSVSMR